The sequence ttacacttataaattacttaatttttttaatttcgaGTTGAATATTAACTATATTAAGGTGTCTTAAGTACGTTGTGTATTACATCAATTTGAGTTTAAAgggctaataatttatttaaaaaagaattggtGAATTTTGTAGTAATGTCCCTACCAACCACACAGAAAACCATTGGAATCTAccagaaaataaaatctaagaaaaaaaagaaatactttCTATAAAAAGgttatgataattaattaacaaataaagaaactattattagataaattaagaaaatgaaaaaaaggaGGGCAAGGACAACTCATTTTTTCTCATGAGgacaaataattaagaacACACTTTGCTATCTATATAATCACCTTTTCTCTCTCACACTCTTTCAAGTTCACAGCTTTTGCTTTTTTGTTCGAGTGTGCCTTCTTTTGCTCTGAAAGAAtcaagagttttttttttttggttcttgTTTCAGATAGTCTCAGTTAAGCATATGGAGGGCAAAGAAGAAGATGTTAGACTTGGAGCTAACAAGTTTACAGAGAGGCAGCCCATAGGAACATCAGCTCAAACTGACAAGGACTACAAGGAGCCACCACCAGCTCCGTTGTTTGAGCCTGGTGAACTCTCTTCCTGGTCCTTTTACAGGGCTGGGATTGCTGAATTCATGGCTACTTTCTTGTTCCTTTACATCACAGTCTTAACTGTCATGGGTGTCTCTAAGTCTGGTAACAAGTGTGCCACTGTTGGTACTCAAGGTATTGCTTGGGCTTTTGGTGGTATGATCTTTGCTCTTGTCTACTGCACTGCTGGCATCTCAGGTATTAAAATTGCCTCCTTTTGTGGGTGTTTCGTGCTTTGCTTGCGTCTTTCAGTGTAAAGAtaccttcttttttctttttttcctgttatttttcatatggGTTTCAGTTTTAATGGGTGTTTCTTGATTTGCATCATAAAGTGTGAATaacaatctttttttttcttgtttctggTCACTTTTCGTGTTGGTTTTGGTTTTTATGCTTCTTCCTTGCTTAGAATATTATTAGCAAGAACCACACTAACCAGATCTACATGTTTTTGGTAGGTGGACACATCAACCCAGCAGTGACCTTTGGTCTCTTTCTTGCGAGGAAGCTCTCTCTGACAAGAGCTTTGTTCTATATGGTTATGCAATGTCTCGGTGCCATCTGTGGTGCTGGCGTGGTGAAAGGTTTTGAGGGTGACCGTACGTATGAAACCTTGGGTGGTGGAGCCAACGTTGTTAACGCTGGCTACACTAAGGGTGA comes from Ricinus communis isolate WT05 ecotype wild-type chromosome 5, ASM1957865v1, whole genome shotgun sequence and encodes:
- the LOC8287390 gene encoding probable aquaporin PIP1-2, translating into MEGKEEDVRLGANKFTERQPIGTSAQTDKDYKEPPPAPLFEPGELSSWSFYRAGIAEFMATFLFLYITVLTVMGVSKSGNKCATVGTQGIAWAFGGMIFALVYCTAGISGGHINPAVTFGLFLARKLSLTRALFYMVMQCLGAICGAGVVKGFEGDRTYETLGGGANVVNAGYTKGDGLGAEIVGTFVLVYTVFSATDAKRNARDSHVPILAPLPIGFAVFLVHLATIPITGTGINPARSLGAAIIFNKDHAWDDHWIFWVGPFIGAALAAVYHQIVIRAIPFKSRA